The Streptococcus mitis genome has a segment encoding these proteins:
- the ltrA gene encoding group II intron reverse transcriptase/maturase, whose amino-acid sequence MAKRIVNKAERNAERYDAKEIGYQLYEDSLKGKRFDRLMPIIVSDQNIILAYRNICKNNGSKTPGTDGKTIVEIQKLPIKMVIKTIRNKLNYYQPKKVRRVEIPKDNGKTRPLGIPSIWDRLIQQCVLQVLEPICEAKFHERNNGFRPYRSTQNAIAQCYKMAQIQNLHFVVDVDITGFFDNIDHSKLIRQLWGLGVQDRKLIMIIKQMLKADILFKDIVITPETGTPQGGILSPLLANVVLNELDWWVANQWEMFKIKEGSTGYEFTKVDNEGNILTIDRTQKWNKLRAKTDLKEMYIIRYADDFKIFCRDYVTAVKVMGATKLWLAENLHLKTSDEKSGITNLRKNYTTFLGIKFKVVPKGNKWIIRSHMADKSKAKVISKLGSVWKDIKNPSKQSELDKNISLYNATVMGMHNYYCMATLVSADFAEIAFKVTGKSNGMNHNKRCFPIEKQGEITSKYILDKYGKSKQCRWINGRMIVPVGYVSYEYPKYKRREVNKYVRKYSDAENCISFEVMKYMMENAHLYPTLEMADNALSRYIAQRGKCAVTHNALTIVDMVCEHIKPCKGERNDTYRNLIILSKEVSDLVGAENSNKVSKILKNLPLTNEMQEKINKLREHRELEMIQFNDYIGTKK is encoded by the coding sequence ATGGCAAAACGAATTGTAAATAAAGCAGAACGAAATGCAGAAAGGTATGATGCTAAAGAAATAGGATATCAGCTTTATGAAGATAGCCTAAAAGGGAAGAGATTTGATAGACTTATGCCAATAATTGTCTCTGACCAAAACATCATACTTGCATATCGAAATATCTGCAAGAATAACGGGAGTAAAACTCCTGGTACAGATGGTAAAACGATTGTAGAAATACAGAAATTACCTATCAAAATGGTCATAAAAACCATCAGAAACAAGTTAAACTATTATCAACCAAAGAAAGTCAGACGAGTAGAAATCCCGAAAGATAATGGAAAGACAAGACCTCTTGGAATTCCGAGTATTTGGGACAGACTGATACAACAGTGTGTCTTACAGGTTTTAGAGCCAATCTGTGAAGCTAAGTTTCACGAAAGAAACAATGGTTTCAGACCGTATAGGTCTACACAGAACGCAATAGCACAGTGCTATAAAATGGCACAAATACAAAATCTTCACTTTGTTGTAGATGTGGATATTACAGGCTTCTTTGATAATATTGACCACTCAAAACTTATCCGTCAGTTATGGGGATTGGGAGTACAGGACAGAAAGCTGATTATGATAATCAAGCAAATGTTAAAAGCAGATATTCTGTTCAAAGATATAGTCATCACACCAGAAACAGGCACACCTCAAGGTGGCATTCTATCTCCGCTACTAGCTAATGTAGTACTGAATGAACTGGACTGGTGGGTTGCTAATCAGTGGGAAATGTTCAAAATCAAAGAGGGAAGTACAGGCTACGAGTTTACAAAGGTTGATAACGAGGGAAACATACTCACAATAGATCGAACGCAGAAATGGAACAAGCTCAGAGCAAAAACCGACTTGAAAGAAATGTATATCATAAGATATGCGGATGATTTTAAAATATTCTGTAGAGATTATGTGACAGCGGTTAAGGTAATGGGTGCGACAAAGTTATGGTTAGCTGAAAATCTTCACTTGAAGACAAGTGATGAAAAATCAGGAATTACCAACCTTAGAAAGAACTACACGACTTTTCTTGGAATAAAATTCAAGGTAGTACCAAAAGGGAATAAATGGATTATTCGTTCCCATATGGCAGATAAGAGTAAAGCAAAGGTTATCAGTAAACTGGGTTCTGTTTGGAAGGATATTAAGAATCCAAGCAAACAAAGTGAATTAGATAAAAATATAAGTCTTTACAACGCTACGGTAATGGGAATGCACAATTATTACTGTATGGCAACGCTTGTATCAGCTGATTTTGCGGAAATAGCCTTTAAGGTTACAGGGAAAAGCAACGGAATGAATCATAACAAACGATGCTTTCCCATAGAGAAACAAGGTGAAATTACAAGTAAATACATCTTGGATAAGTACGGAAAGTCCAAACAATGTAGATGGATAAATGGTCGTATGATTGTTCCTGTCGGATATGTATCTTATGAATATCCAAAATATAAAAGACGTGAAGTCAACAAATATGTGAGGAAATACTCAGACGCTGAAAACTGTATCAGCTTTGAGGTTATGAAGTACATGATGGAAAATGCTCATCTCTATCCTACATTAGAAATGGCAGATAATGCTCTTTCAAGGTATATAGCACAAAGAGGCAAATGTGCTGTTACTCATAATGCTTTGACCATTGTGGATATGGTCTGTGAACACATCAAGCCTTGCAAAGGAGAAAGAAACGATACTTACAGGAATTTAATTATTCTCTCAAAAGAAGTATCGGATTTGGTAGGAGCAGAAAATAGCAATAAAGTAAGTAAGATACTTAAAAACCTACCATTGACCAATGAAATGCAAGAGAAAATCAATAAGCTTCGTGAACACAGGGAGCTAGAAATGATACAATTCAATGACTATATAGGCACTAAAAAGTAA
- a CDS encoding conjugal transfer protein TrbL yields the protein MNLSLVSPFVYLASEKISAENLFEGFNVDLQSTVDLIKSLSSYNPTVWTYMSSITKSVMQPLGVAILSVVLILEFSKMAKKIANSGGAMTFEALAPMLISYIMVAVVITNTTVIVEAIIGIASHAIEQVASIVAHGGAKYDTISGLKGSGFIGRMIVGFFALLIWLVRIVSAAMVNLLVSIRFIQLYLMIPFAPLTIPTFLSDEWKSIGIGYLKNIMVYAVQGVLIFLIVSLVPLFESAGKIAVSNGAGVLQSLAIMFGSLIQAILLIIALVGSQRTARSILGM from the coding sequence ATGAATCTTAGTTTAGTCTCACCCTTTGTTTACCTTGCATCTGAAAAAATATCAGCTGAAAATTTATTTGAAGGATTTAATGTGGATTTACAATCTACGGTAGATCTGATTAAATCCCTATCTAGCTACAATCCAACAGTTTGGACTTACATGTCTAGTATTACTAAAAGTGTCATGCAACCTCTTGGAGTTGCGATTTTATCAGTTGTTCTCATCTTAGAATTTTCGAAGATGGCAAAGAAAATTGCTAACTCTGGTGGAGCGATGACCTTTGAAGCATTAGCGCCGATGTTGATTAGTTATATTATGGTTGCAGTTGTAATTACCAACACTACCGTCATTGTAGAAGCCATCATTGGGATTGCGAGTCATGCCATTGAACAAGTGGCCTCGATTGTGGCTCACGGTGGGGCAAAGTATGATACAATCTCTGGATTAAAAGGGTCAGGATTTATTGGCCGGATGATTGTGGGCTTTTTCGCCCTCCTCATTTGGCTAGTTCGGATAGTAAGTGCAGCCATGGTCAATCTTTTGGTATCTATTCGATTTATTCAACTCTACCTTATGATCCCATTTGCCCCTCTTACGATTCCAACATTTTTAAGTGATGAGTGGAAGTCTATTGGTATTGGCTATTTAAAAAATATTATGGTCTATGCGGTACAAGGGGTTCTTATTTTTCTGATTGTTTCTCTTGTTCCTTTGTTTGAATCTGCTGGGAAAATAGCTGTTTCAAATGGTGCAGGAGTCCTGCAATCTCTTGCGATTATGTTTGGTAGTTTAATACAAGCTATCTTACTGATTATTGCCCTCGTTGGTTCTCAACGTACGGCTCGCTCAATCTTAGGTATGTAA
- a CDS encoding PrgI family protein: protein MNTRVFKDISKYQHRAWLGFTTRQIIFVLPAFIVTIIVLGLNLFFWQFGDWFVYGFVFAFTIPLMLFGVYKPNDLYFEHYLKYRLHFELTVPLRTITGKKGSEHEKKIKYIKETKNFND from the coding sequence ATGAATACACGTGTCTTTAAAGACATCTCAAAATACCAACACAGGGCTTGGTTAGGTTTCACTACAAGACAAATCATCTTTGTTTTACCAGCCTTTATTGTCACAATTATTGTTTTGGGCTTGAATCTCTTTTTCTGGCAATTTGGAGATTGGTTTGTTTACGGTTTTGTGTTTGCCTTTACCATCCCCCTCATGCTTTTTGGAGTCTATAAACCCAATGATTTATATTTTGAACATTATTTGAAATACCGTCTACATTTTGAATTAACGGTTCCCCTACGCACAATTACAGGAAAGAAAGGATCTGAACATGAAAAGAAAATCAAATACATTAAAGAAACAAAAAACTTCAATGACTAA
- a CDS encoding VirB4-like conjugal transfer ATPase, CD1110 family, producing the protein MKRKSNTLKKQKTSMTNKKEKVKDKKEEVLPSTANTLSYQALYQNGLMQVKEDYFSQSYLLGDVNYQTVGLEDKGAIIEKYSDLINSLDDQTNFQLTIFNKRLNLEKFRQSVLYEEKEDGYDTYRKELNRMMNQNLDSGENNFSAVKLITFGRKDSNPKQAYRSLSQIGEYFKSGFSEIDARFESLAGENRVNLLADMLRGEHHLPFSYRDLTRSGQTTRHFIAPNLLDFKNKNYLQINDRLLQIVYVRDYGMELGDQFIRDLMQGDLELIVSLHAQSSTKADAMKKLRTKKTLMESQKIGEQQKLARTGIYLEKVGHVLESNIDEAEELLKTMTETGDKLFQTVFLIGVFGQDEEELKQALDTIQQVAGSNDLMIDKLPYMQEAAFNSLLPFGCDFLEGVSRSLLTSNVAVNSPWTSVDLQDRSGKYYGINQISSNIITIDRSLLNTPSGLILGTSGAGKGMATKHEIITTKIKESGENTEIIIVDPEAEYSVIGRAFGGEMIDIAPDSQTYLNVLDLSEENMDEDPVKVKSEFLLSFIGKLLDRKMDGREKSIIDRVTRLTYQSFKEPSLEEWVFVLSQQPEEEAQNLALDMELYVEGSLDIFSHKTNIQTGSNFLIYNVKKLGDELKQIALMVVFDQIWNRVVRNQKLGKKTWIYFDEMQLLLLDKYASDFFFKLWSRVRKYGASPTGITQNVETLLLDPNGRRIIANSEFMILLKQAKNDREELVQLLGLSKELEKYLVNPEKGAGLIKAGSVVVPFKNKIPQGTQLFDIMSTDPDKMASN; encoded by the coding sequence ATGAAAAGAAAATCAAATACATTAAAGAAACAAAAAACTTCAATGACTAATAAAAAGGAAAAAGTTAAAGATAAAAAAGAGGAAGTGTTACCATCAACGGCTAATACTCTTTCCTATCAAGCCCTGTATCAAAATGGTCTGATGCAGGTGAAAGAAGATTATTTCTCACAAAGCTATTTACTTGGTGATGTCAATTACCAGACTGTTGGTTTAGAAGACAAGGGGGCAATCATTGAGAAGTATTCTGATTTGATTAACTCACTAGATGACCAAACTAACTTCCAATTGACTATCTTTAATAAAAGATTGAATTTAGAAAAGTTTAGACAAAGTGTTTTGTATGAGGAAAAAGAAGATGGATATGATACCTATCGTAAAGAATTGAATCGGATGATGAATCAGAATTTAGACAGTGGCGAAAATAATTTCTCAGCTGTGAAACTGATTACCTTTGGTAGAAAGGATTCTAATCCCAAACAAGCCTATCGTTCCTTGTCTCAAATTGGAGAATATTTCAAGAGTGGTTTTTCAGAAATTGATGCTCGCTTTGAATCCTTGGCTGGAGAAAACCGTGTGAACTTGTTGGCAGATATGCTTAGAGGAGAACACCATCTTCCTTTTTCTTACCGTGATTTAACGAGATCGGGTCAGACAACTCGTCACTTTATAGCTCCTAATCTCTTAGATTTCAAAAACAAGAATTACCTACAAATCAATGACCGATTATTGCAGATTGTCTATGTGAGAGACTACGGTATGGAATTAGGAGATCAGTTTATCCGAGACCTCATGCAAGGAGATTTGGAATTGATTGTGAGCCTCCATGCTCAAAGTTCGACCAAGGCAGATGCCATGAAGAAACTACGAACAAAGAAGACCTTGATGGAATCCCAAAAGATTGGGGAACAACAAAAACTAGCTCGTACAGGTATCTATTTGGAAAAAGTAGGTCATGTATTAGAAAGCAATATCGATGAAGCTGAGGAACTCTTAAAAACCATGACAGAGACAGGAGATAAACTATTTCAAACAGTCTTCTTGATTGGTGTTTTTGGTCAGGATGAAGAAGAACTCAAACAAGCACTAGACACTATTCAACAAGTGGCCGGCTCAAATGACCTAATGATAGATAAACTTCCATATATGCAAGAAGCAGCCTTTAATAGTTTGCTGCCATTTGGTTGTGATTTTTTAGAGGGAGTATCACGGAGTTTATTAACATCTAATGTAGCAGTGAACTCTCCATGGACTTCAGTAGACTTACAAGACCGTAGTGGGAAATATTACGGTATCAATCAAATCTCAAGCAATATTATTACCATTGATCGTAGCCTATTAAATACACCGTCTGGTCTGATTTTAGGGACATCTGGAGCTGGGAAAGGGATGGCAACCAAGCATGAAATTATCACGACCAAAATCAAGGAATCTGGTGAAAATACTGAAATTATCATCGTGGATCCAGAAGCAGAATACAGTGTCATTGGACGAGCTTTTGGGGGAGAAATGATTGATATTGCGCCCGATTCCCAAACCTATCTCAATGTCCTTGACTTGTCTGAAGAAAATATGGATGAAGATCCTGTAAAGGTAAAATCAGAATTTCTTTTATCCTTTATCGGCAAGTTATTGGATAGAAAAATGGATGGAAGAGAAAAATCGATTATTGACCGAGTTACCAGACTCACCTATCAGTCATTTAAAGAGCCTTCTTTGGAAGAATGGGTCTTTGTCTTGAGCCAACAACCAGAAGAAGAAGCGCAGAATTTGGCACTTGATATGGAACTGTATGTCGAAGGTTCTCTTGATATTTTTTCTCATAAGACCAATATTCAGACAGGATCTAATTTCTTAATCTATAATGTTAAAAAGTTAGGAGATGAGTTGAAACAAATTGCTCTTATGGTTGTTTTTGATCAGATATGGAATCGTGTCGTTCGGAATCAAAAATTAGGGAAGAAGACCTGGATTTATTTTGATGAAATGCAGCTTCTCTTATTAGATAAATATGCCAGTGATTTCTTCTTTAAATTGTGGAGTCGTGTCAGAAAATATGGAGCCAGTCCGACTGGAATAACTCAAAATGTCGAAACCTTATTGTTAGATCCAAATGGTAGACGGATTATTGCCAATAGTGAATTTATGATTCTCCTCAAGCAAGCAAAAAATGACCGGGAAGAACTGGTTCAACTCTTAGGCTTGTCAAAAGAACTCGAAAAATACCTAGTCAATCCAGAAAAAGGAGCAGGACTAATAAAAGCAGGTTCAGTTGTTGTTCCCTTCAAAAATAAGATTCCTCAAGGTACTCAATTGTTTGATATTATGAGTACGGATCCTGATAAAATGGCTTCTAATTAA
- a CDS encoding phage tail tip lysozyme: MKDKREIIRARKAFRRSLKDEKKFLKQGKKEVKKQKKDSAVLDEKAWKKEIKEKLEEMREASKERVKQANEDYNHILQNSPPSLLNRKELRDRRLPHARKRLKIAKKQFREAKVEAKEERKESRKERKTNQKFLYGQESKQKSNFFFQGKSLEELKAKKEVKAAKENLKSTKQAYKSKKVSRKAKTFLYVLGREGGELASENEDLEGYRTLQETIRKGKRYSRLSYNLGKASVKTGQATGRFTKKRLTNTKERYHHFKAGKGWKLAKDNPSSFKNRFRKLKNQGLTSVRNIYQKLKAAFSFFTFAAGNPATWIVGGIVFLLLLMMSFFLGFSSASLIQQDEFELTKAYTHLTWEDAEHTRTNDKGITYYTKVDDVMGYMNFKFHDYELHKPVHLFSSETYKDYLSTLWHDLNDGEDLKSMQDLYETPKYKLSKDDQEEMKELKEEGVYASMQELDNPFEGQSNEDSLTMTYRYGYYDLDGKPTLQEYILLEAKAHQTIVAPMDGVVSLDGDDVILTNGKGENESRLTLYSIHNGRAIEGTRVLTGDVIGETPDDTGLKVSYQKYKNKKEKLVYVNPQFYFPKVIQLQTTILPAIGQFGGDEFERAKHIYEFLKSQGASPQAIAAILGNWSVESSIKPKRAEGDYLSPPVGATDSSWDDESWLAIGGPAIYSGAYPNILHRGLGLGQWTDTADGSTRHTALLNYARTQNKKWYDLDLQLDFMLHGDSPYYQSWLKDFFKNTGSAANLAQLFLTYWEGNSGDKLLERQTRATEWYYQIEKGFSQTNGGQAKSDPQSLEGVRGDLYDHSVPGGGDGMAYAYGQCTWGVAARMNQLGLKLKGRNGEKISIINTMGNGQDWVATASSLGGETGSTPRAGAIVSFVGGTHGTPAIYGHVAFVEKVYDDGSFLVSETNYGGNPNYTFRKISQADSAISFAYTTK; encoded by the coding sequence ATGAAGGATAAAAGAGAAATTATACGTGCCCGAAAGGCATTTAGAAGAAGTTTAAAAGATGAGAAGAAATTCTTGAAACAAGGAAAGAAGGAGGTGAAGAAACAGAAAAAAGATTCCGCTGTACTGGATGAAAAAGCATGGAAAAAAGAGATAAAAGAAAAGCTAGAGGAGATGAGAGAAGCTTCAAAGGAGAGAGTAAAACAAGCAAATGAAGACTACAATCATATTCTTCAAAATAGTCCTCCATCTCTTTTGAATCGAAAAGAATTAAGAGACAGACGGTTGCCTCATGCTAGGAAACGATTGAAAATAGCCAAGAAGCAATTTAGAGAAGCCAAGGTAGAAGCAAAAGAAGAAAGAAAAGAGAGTCGTAAAGAAAGAAAAACCAATCAAAAATTTCTCTACGGTCAGGAATCGAAACAAAAATCTAATTTTTTCTTTCAAGGGAAGAGTTTAGAAGAATTAAAAGCTAAGAAAGAAGTCAAGGCCGCCAAAGAGAATCTAAAATCTACTAAACAAGCCTATAAGTCCAAAAAAGTCAGTAGGAAAGCCAAAACTTTTCTTTATGTTCTTGGACGTGAAGGAGGAGAGTTAGCTTCAGAAAATGAAGATTTAGAAGGTTATCGCACACTTCAAGAGACCATTAGAAAAGGGAAACGCTACAGTCGGCTTTCTTATAACCTTGGAAAAGCTAGTGTCAAAACAGGACAAGCAACAGGTCGTTTTACCAAGAAAAGACTGACCAACACAAAAGAGCGATACCATCATTTTAAGGCTGGAAAAGGATGGAAACTAGCGAAAGATAATCCAAGTTCCTTTAAAAATCGGTTTCGAAAGTTAAAGAATCAAGGTCTTACTAGTGTCCGAAATATCTATCAAAAACTAAAAGCAGCCTTTTCCTTCTTTACATTTGCGGCTGGAAATCCTGCAACCTGGATAGTTGGAGGAATAGTCTTTCTTCTTTTACTTATGATGAGCTTCTTTTTAGGATTTTCATCTGCTAGTTTGATTCAACAAGATGAATTTGAATTAACAAAAGCTTATACCCACCTGACTTGGGAAGATGCAGAACATACTCGCACAAATGACAAAGGAATTACTTATTACACAAAAGTTGATGATGTGATGGGGTATATGAACTTTAAATTCCATGACTATGAGTTACACAAACCAGTTCACTTATTTAGTTCCGAAACTTACAAGGATTATCTGTCTACTTTGTGGCATGATTTAAACGATGGGGAAGATTTGAAATCCATGCAAGACCTTTATGAAACTCCTAAGTATAAACTCTCGAAAGACGATCAAGAGGAAATGAAGGAACTAAAAGAAGAAGGTGTCTATGCTTCCATGCAGGAATTGGACAATCCGTTTGAGGGACAAAGCAACGAAGATAGTTTAACCATGACTTATCGTTATGGATACTATGATTTAGACGGAAAACCTACTCTTCAGGAGTACATTCTACTAGAAGCGAAGGCTCACCAAACGATTGTCGCACCAATGGATGGAGTTGTATCTCTAGATGGAGATGATGTTATTCTCACTAACGGAAAAGGAGAGAATGAGAGTCGATTGACCTTGTATTCTATTCATAATGGCCGTGCGATTGAGGGAACAAGGGTCTTAACTGGTGATGTTATTGGTGAGACACCAGACGATACAGGTTTGAAAGTTTCCTATCAAAAGTATAAGAACAAGAAAGAAAAATTGGTGTATGTCAATCCGCAATTTTATTTTCCAAAAGTCATTCAACTTCAGACAACTATCTTACCTGCCATTGGTCAGTTTGGTGGGGATGAGTTTGAACGAGCAAAACATATTTATGAGTTTTTGAAATCTCAAGGGGCAAGTCCCCAAGCCATTGCGGCTATTTTAGGAAATTGGTCGGTAGAATCTTCTATCAAACCTAAACGAGCTGAAGGGGATTATTTATCTCCTCCAGTTGGCGCTACCGATTCCTCATGGGATGATGAAAGCTGGTTAGCGATAGGAGGGCCAGCCATTTATAGTGGTGCTTATCCTAATATCCTTCATAGAGGTTTGGGGTTAGGTCAATGGACGGATACCGCAGATGGGTCAACACGTCATACAGCTTTGTTAAATTATGCACGCACCCAAAATAAGAAATGGTATGATTTAGACCTCCAACTTGATTTTATGCTTCATGGGGATAGTCCTTACTATCAAAGTTGGTTAAAGGATTTCTTTAAAAATACGGGTAGTGCAGCCAATCTCGCCCAACTCTTCCTTACCTATTGGGAGGGAAATTCTGGTGACAAACTACTGGAAAGACAAACTAGAGCAACGGAATGGTATTATCAAATTGAAAAAGGCTTTAGTCAAACAAATGGAGGACAGGCAAAAAGTGACCCACAATCCCTTGAAGGGGTTCGTGGGGACTTGTATGATCATTCTGTTCCTGGTGGTGGAGATGGTATGGCCTATGCCTATGGACAATGTACATGGGGTGTTGCGGCTCGTATGAACCAGTTAGGATTAAAGCTAAAAGGTAGAAACGGAGAGAAGATTTCAATCATTAATACCATGGGAAATGGTCAGGACTGGGTTGCGACAGCTTCAAGTCTTGGTGGAGAAACGGGCTCTACACCAAGAGCAGGTGCCATTGTTTCTTTTGTAGGAGGTACACATGGCACACCAGCTATCTACGGTCATGTGGCTTTTGTCGAGAAGGTCTATGATGATGGTTCTTTCCTTGTGTCTGAAACTAACTATGGTGGCAACCCTAACTATACCTTTAGAAAAATCTCTCAAGCAGATAGTGCCATTAGTTTTGCCTATACAACGAAATAA
- a CDS encoding YbhB/YbcL family Raf kinase inhibitor-like protein translates to MKIKTTFNNILPKEFGKEAKREDIMQGNPVRSFAFEVDNLPKGTEYIAFTLIDYDAIPVCSFPWIHWSVADLKVNGDSIQIEENMSRIGQLIQGKNSFSSQFLDGDFSEIDTMFVGPTPPDRDHNYTLKVFALSEKTGLKNGFWVNELLNKVKDLTLGTVELDLIGKC, encoded by the coding sequence ATGAAAATTAAAACAACATTTAATAATATTTTACCAAAGGAGTTTGGAAAGGAAGCAAAAAGGGAAGATATAATGCAAGGAAATCCGGTTCGTTCTTTTGCGTTTGAAGTTGATAATTTACCCAAAGGTACTGAATATATCGCTTTTACTCTTATTGATTATGATGCCATTCCTGTTTGCTCTTTTCCTTGGATTCATTGGAGCGTTGCTGATTTAAAAGTTAATGGTGATAGTATTCAGATTGAAGAAAATATGAGCCGAATTGGTCAATTAATTCAAGGTAAAAATAGTTTTTCTAGTCAATTTTTAGATGGTGATTTTTCTGAAATTGATACAATGTTTGTTGGACCGACTCCACCTGATCGAGACCATAACTATACTTTAAAAGTGTTTGCATTATCAGAGAAAACAGGACTTAAAAATGGCTTTTGGGTTAATGAATTACTAAATAAAGTAAAGGATTTAACTTTGGGTACGGTTGAGTTAGACCTTATTGGAAAATGTTAA
- a CDS encoding MFS transporter codes for MKNKLGIIFYRILSRAYFYLPFLLIILYSKGYSIIGIELLMSCYGIGTFVSSTFIKRYISNIPSKRLLILSEVVKLIGLGLLSLSDSTILIVIAQLCLGASYSIGAGEDTNLIQYFLDSEATDFQNRTNGYMFISLLFSGIIGGTLYKLNPNYPIYATIIATIINTILLSLLVPLDYKKEQREFRNTTKYHLTNFEKYWVGHYVFLRGIILGLFTGFLPFYFFTDLHISTQYFVLILASYTLMGNISSKFFVNKNRYFSSVLLFPSLLLFLTNNIICICLGMVLLGLSSGITRPQTIKMLKESNSKLSIVLKIAEVYYACFNIIFLMLGGLLYLNFNFEGVICMSLIALAIYCIFSFIILKGEKNEN; via the coding sequence TTGAAAAATAAGTTGGGAATAATATTCTATCGGATTTTATCAAGGGCATATTTCTATTTACCCTTTTTATTAATAATTTTATATTCAAAAGGATACTCAATTATAGGTATAGAATTATTGATGTCTTGTTATGGAATAGGAACGTTTGTAAGTTCTACTTTTATTAAAAGGTACATTAGCAATATTCCATCAAAGAGATTATTAATTCTGAGTGAAGTTGTCAAATTAATTGGATTAGGGTTATTAAGTTTATCTGATAGTACAATTTTAATTGTTATTGCTCAACTATGCTTAGGAGCAAGCTATTCTATTGGAGCTGGTGAGGATACTAATCTTATCCAGTACTTCTTAGATTCTGAAGCAACTGATTTTCAAAATAGAACAAATGGCTATATGTTCATCTCATTATTATTTTCTGGAATTATTGGGGGGACTCTTTATAAACTAAATCCTAATTATCCGATTTATGCCACGATTATTGCCACGATTATTAATACAATATTACTTTCTTTATTAGTACCTCTAGATTATAAGAAAGAGCAACGTGAATTTAGAAATACTACTAAATATCATTTGACGAATTTTGAAAAATATTGGGTTGGTCATTATGTTTTCCTAAGAGGAATCATCCTAGGACTATTTACAGGATTTTTACCATTTTATTTTTTTACAGATCTGCATATTTCAACTCAATATTTTGTCTTAATATTGGCTTCATACACTTTGATGGGAAATATCTCCTCGAAATTTTTTGTTAATAAGAATAGATACTTTTCTTCCGTACTATTGTTCCCATCTTTGCTATTATTTCTTACCAACAATATTATTTGTATTTGTTTAGGTATGGTTTTATTGGGGCTATCATCTGGAATTACTAGACCTCAGACTATTAAAATGTTAAAAGAGAGTAATAGCAAATTGTCTATTGTTCTGAAAATTGCAGAAGTGTATTATGCTTGTTTTAATATCATATTTCTTATGTTAGGAGGTCTCTTATATTTAAATTTTAATTTTGAAGGGGTAATATGTATGTCGCTAATCGCTTTAGCTATTTATTGTATATTTAGCTTTATAATTCTTAAAGGAGAAAAAAATGAAAATTAA
- a CDS encoding L-threonylcarbamoyladenylate synthase: MKILELNQENLEILKSKLNAGYPIIVPTDTNYNLCCLPDNRMAVNRIFEYKIRPKNKPLSIFMSNPNDWEKYGKTSQTNLMKLLVDEFWPGALNIVVENISPFHYAINDSSTISLGCVQNEVFREFVEYLGGVVAITSANISGTADDLLITEEVADEHMGDKVDYLLKSNVESLATKSSTIIKVNDIGTVTILREGDISKKEIQNVLQKEGYVIEK; the protein is encoded by the coding sequence GTGAAAATTTTAGAATTAAATCAGGAGAATTTAGAAATTCTCAAATCTAAATTAAACGCTGGATATCCCATCATAGTTCCAACAGATACTAACTATAATTTGTGTTGTCTTCCAGATAATAGGATGGCTGTTAACCGAATTTTTGAATATAAAATTCGGCCTAAAAATAAGCCTCTCTCTATTTTCATGTCCAATCCTAATGATTGGGAAAAATATGGTAAGACTTCACAAACAAATTTAATGAAATTATTGGTCGATGAGTTTTGGCCAGGAGCACTAAATATAGTGGTAGAAAATATTAGTCCATTTCATTATGCAATAAATGATAGTTCCACAATTTCCTTGGGATGTGTTCAAAATGAAGTTTTTAGAGAATTTGTAGAATATTTAGGAGGAGTAGTTGCAATTACCTCAGCTAATATCTCTGGAACAGCTGATGACCTACTTATCACAGAGGAGGTCGCTGATGAACATATGGGAGATAAAGTTGATTATTTGTTAAAATCAAATGTAGAATCATTGGCTACTAAATCAAGTACTATAATAAAAGTTAATGATATTGGAACTGTCACTATTTTGAGGGAGGGAGATATTAGCAAAAAAGAAATCCAAAATGTATTACAAAAGGAGGGATATGTAATTGAAAAATAA